The following DNA comes from Shinella zoogloeoides.
GGCTTCGGGCGCCTTGATGCCGAATTCGCCGGCGGCGAGCGCCACGATGGAGCGGCCCTCGGGCGTTTCGTCGGAAAGGCTGGCGATGAGCGCGGCTTCCGCAAGCCCGGCCTGTAAGACGTCGGGGGCGGGCAGGAAGTCGCTGGCCATGCGGTTGCCGAAGGTGATGGTGCCCGTCTTGTCGAGCAGCAGCGTATCGACGTCGCCGGCCGCCTCCACTGCGCGGCCCGAGGTGGCGATGACGTTGAAGCGCACGAGGCGGTCCATGCCGGCGATGCCGATGGCCGAGAGCAGGCCGCCGATGGTCGTCGGGATGAGCGTGACGAGAAGGGCGGCGAGCACCGTGACGGTGAGCACCGTGCCGGAATAGCCGGCAAGGCCCCAGATGGCGACGCAGACGAAGAGGAAGATAAGCGTGAGGCCGGACAGCAGGATCGAAAGCGCGATCTCGTTCGGCGTCTTCTGCCGCTGTGCGCCCTCGATGAGCGCGATCATGCGGTCGACGAAGGAGGAGCCGGGCGCGACGGTGATCTTCACCCTGATCTCGTCCGACAGCACCTGCGTGCCGCCGGTGACTGCCGAGCGGTCGCCGCCGGATTCGCGGATGACGGGGGCGGATTCGCCGGTGATGGCGCTCTCGTTGACCGAGGCGACGCCCTCGACCACCTCGCCGTCGCCGGGGATCAGTTCGCCGGCGGCCACGAGCACGATGTCGCCGACGGCAAGGGTGGTCGCCGGGATCGTCTCCGTCGCGCCGGCGGCGGTGAGCCGCCGGGCGACGAGTTCGGATTTCGTGCGCTTCAGGCTGTCGGCCTGCGCCCGGCCGCGTCCTTCGGCGACCGCCTCCGCGAAGGTCGCGAAGAGCACGGTGAACCAGAGCCAGGCGGCGATCTGGCCGGAGAAGCCGGCTTCCGCGCTGCCTGTGAGAAGATCGCGCAGGAAGAGCACGGTGACGACGGCCGCGACGGCTTCGGTGACGAAGATCACGGGATTGCGTACGAGCTGGCGCGGGTCGAGCTTGACGAAGGCGTCGCGCGCGGCCGGCATGAGGATGGCGAGGTCGAGGAGGCTTGGAGCGTGATGGTCCTTGGACATGGCTCTTTTCCTTAGAAGGTCTGGCCCGCGAGCATGGCGAGGTGCTCGACGATGGGACCGAGGGCGAGCGCGGGGAAGAATTGCAGGCCGCCCAGGATGAGGATGATGCCGATCAGCAGGCCGACGAAGAGCGGCCCGTCCGTGGGGAACGTCCCCGATGACGGCGGCACCTTGACCTTGGCGGCCAGCGAGCCGGCAATCGCCATGACGGGCACGACATAGGCGAAGCGGCCGAGCAGCATCGCGATGCCGAGCGTCGTGTTGTACCAGACGGTATTGCCCGTCAGGCCGCCGAAGGCCGACCCGTTGTTGCCCGCCGTCGAGGTATAGGCGTAGAGGATTTCCGAAAGGCCGTGCGGTCCCGGCGTGCCGATACTTGCCACCGCGAAGGGCAGCATGGCGGAGATGGCGGTGAAGCCGAGGATGGCGAGCGGCAGCACGAGCACGGCGAGCATGGCGTATTTCATTTCGCGGCCCTCGATCTTCTTGCCGAGGAATTCCGGCGTGCGGCCGACCATCAGGCCGGACACGAAGACGGCAAGCAGCGCGAAGACGAGCATGCCGTAGAGACCGGAGCCGACGCCGCCCGGCAGCACTTCGCCGAGCTGCATCAGGAACATCGGCGCAAGGCCGCCAAGCCCGGTGAAGGAGCCGTGCATGCCGTTGACGCCGCCGTCCGAAAGGCCGGTCGTCACGGCGGCGTAAAGCGCCGTCATGGCCTGGCCGAAGCGGACTTCCTTGCCTTCCATGTTGCCGGCCGAACCATCGACGCCGAGCGCGGTGAGGATCGGGTTTCCGGCCGCTTCCGCCCAGTAGACGGTGGCGACCCCGGCGATGAGCAGGACCGCCATGGCGCTGATGATCGCCCAGCCCTGCCGGCGGTTGCCGACGAGTTCGCCGAAGGTGTAGACCAGCGCCGCCGAGATCGACAGCATGGCGAAGATGTTGAGATAGTTGGAGAATGCGGTCGGATTCTCGAAGGGATGAGCGGCATTGACGTTGAAGAATCCGCCGCCATTGGTGCCGAGCTGCTTAATCGCCTCCTGGCTGGCGACCGGCCCGAGCGAGATCGTCTGACTGGCGCCTTCGAGTGTCGTTGCCGTGACGGAGGCATCCAGCGTCTGCGGCAGGCCCATTGCGACGAAGGCGAGCGCCACGACGAAGGCGAGCGGCAGCAGGACGTAAAGTGTCGCCCGGGTCATATCCACCCAGAAGTTACCGAGGGTCGAGA
Coding sequences within:
- the kdpA gene encoding potassium-transporting ATPase subunit KdpA; the encoded protein is MTMIGWLQIAIFFLAVLITVKPLGLYMARVFSGERTALSPVLERLEADLYRLSGISPGKEQGWLAYTVSMLVFSLTGFATLYAILRLQAYLPLNPQGFAGMAPDLAFNTAVSFVTNTNWQNYGGETTLSHFSQMAGLTVQNFLSAATGMALAVALTRALARSKVSTLGNFWVDMTRATLYVLLPLAFVVALAFVAMGLPQTLDASVTATTLEGASQTISLGPVASQEAIKQLGTNGGGFFNVNAAHPFENPTAFSNYLNIFAMLSISAALVYTFGELVGNRRQGWAIISAMAVLLIAGVATVYWAEAAGNPILTALGVDGSAGNMEGKEVRFGQAMTALYAAVTTGLSDGGVNGMHGSFTGLGGLAPMFLMQLGEVLPGGVGSGLYGMLVFALLAVFVSGLMVGRTPEFLGKKIEGREMKYAMLAVLVLPLAILGFTAISAMLPFAVASIGTPGPHGLSEILYAYTSTAGNNGSAFGGLTGNTVWYNTTLGIAMLLGRFAYVVPVMAIAGSLAAKVKVPPSSGTFPTDGPLFVGLLIGIILILGGLQFFPALALGPIVEHLAMLAGQTF
- the kdpB gene encoding potassium-transporting ATPase subunit KdpB, with amino-acid sequence MSKDHHAPSLLDLAILMPAARDAFVKLDPRQLVRNPVIFVTEAVAAVVTVLFLRDLLTGSAEAGFSGQIAAWLWFTVLFATFAEAVAEGRGRAQADSLKRTKSELVARRLTAAGATETIPATTLAVGDIVLVAAGELIPGDGEVVEGVASVNESAITGESAPVIRESGGDRSAVTGGTQVLSDEIRVKITVAPGSSFVDRMIALIEGAQRQKTPNEIALSILLSGLTLIFLFVCVAIWGLAGYSGTVLTVTVLAALLVTLIPTTIGGLLSAIGIAGMDRLVRFNVIATSGRAVEAAGDVDTLLLDKTGTITFGNRMASDFLPAPDVLQAGLAEAALIASLSDETPEGRSIVALAAGEFGIKAPEARFDAVIEFTAETRLSGVDVGGRRLRKGAVDAVLRFAGVTENEAPDEFRRAVETIARSGGTPLAVADGNRLLGVIHLKDVVKPGIKERFAALRAMGIRTVMVTGDNPVTAAAIASEAGVDDFLAQATPEDKLAYIRREQQGGRLIAMCGDGTNDAPALAQADVGVAMQTGTQAAREAANMVDLDSSPTKLIEIVEIGKQLLMTRGSLTTFSIANDVAKYFAIIPALFLATYPALDALNVMNLASPQSAILSAVIFNALIIVALIPLALRGVAYRPAGAAALLRRNLLVYGLGGLILPFAGIKAIDLAVSALHLV